The Stenotrophomonas rhizophila genome has a window encoding:
- a CDS encoding REP-associated tyrosine transposase, which translates to MLTTVVAGRESIFVDDATVECVVEALRCSDREHRSRTLAWVVMPDHVHWLMQLGNGNISRCVQAFKSRSSRALNLHRGSAGSLWQRGFYDHCIRSDESLLTQANYLIENPIRSGLATKAGEYPYCWTRWPSATE; encoded by the coding sequence ATGCTCACCACCGTAGTGGCCGGCCGCGAATCGATCTTTGTCGATGACGCCACCGTCGAATGCGTGGTCGAGGCACTTCGCTGCTCAGATCGCGAACATCGCTCACGCACGCTCGCATGGGTGGTGATGCCGGATCACGTCCATTGGCTGATGCAACTGGGCAACGGCAACATCAGTCGCTGTGTCCAAGCCTTCAAATCCCGCTCCTCGCGTGCACTCAATCTGCATCGCGGCAGCGCGGGCTCGTTGTGGCAACGCGGCTTCTACGACCACTGCATCCGCTCCGACGAATCTTTACTCACACAGGCCAACTACCTGATCGAGAACCCGATTCGTTCGGGGCTCGCTACAAAGGCAGGCGAGTACCCGTATTGCTGGACGCGGTGGCCCTCCGCTACCGAGTGA
- a CDS encoding M28 family metallopeptidase: MSRKLLLCLAATAALTACKGETTAPAAAPAADTAPAAAGHAFSAEINAGDFGELVKTLSSDEFEGRAPGSTGEDRTVEYIRDQMQRIGLQPGNGDSWFQEVAMTETTADESTVLKLDQAGKQRDLKFGTDMVIGTRSGQKEVKIDGSDLVFVGYGVDAPEQKWNDYAGQDWKGKTVVMFVNDPGFHVNDEKLFDGKRMTYYGRWTYKFEEAARKGAAAALIVHDTAGASYGWDVVKNSWAGPQYDLPAKDDPEPRLPAQGWLSADAARQLFADAGLDLDQAYKDANKRGFKPVPLKAKISLDLKSTIAEKKSRNVVGVLPGTKHADEAVLYMAHWDHLGKHEGEQGDNIYNGAIDNATGVAGILEIADAMAHEQPAPERSVVFLAVTLEESGLLGSKYYVNHPTFPLDKIAGVINIDAMSVAGKAKDLTVTGFGSSQLEDILKPLAAEKGRTLHGETSVQSGFYFRSDHFNFAKAGVPALYADGGEDLLDGGVDAGRKAAEAYGRDRYHGPKDEYDASTWKLDGTVEDLELLHGVGKAIAVGGQWPNWYEGNPFKAARDEMMKGKTEAAAAAPAAK, from the coding sequence ATGTCCCGCAAACTTCTGTTGTGCCTGGCCGCCACCGCCGCGCTGACCGCGTGCAAGGGCGAGACCACCGCACCGGCGGCCGCGCCGGCTGCTGATACCGCCCCGGCCGCCGCCGGCCACGCCTTCTCGGCCGAAATCAACGCCGGCGACTTCGGCGAGCTGGTCAAGACCCTGTCGTCGGACGAGTTCGAAGGCCGCGCGCCGGGAAGCACCGGCGAAGACCGCACGGTGGAGTACATCCGCGACCAGATGCAGCGCATCGGCCTGCAGCCGGGCAACGGCGACAGCTGGTTCCAGGAGGTGGCGATGACCGAAACCACCGCCGATGAGAGCACCGTGCTGAAGCTGGACCAGGCCGGCAAGCAGCGCGACCTGAAGTTCGGCACCGACATGGTGATCGGCACCCGCAGTGGCCAGAAGGAAGTGAAGATCGACGGCAGCGACCTGGTCTTCGTCGGCTACGGCGTGGATGCGCCGGAGCAGAAGTGGAACGACTACGCCGGCCAGGACTGGAAGGGCAAGACGGTGGTCATGTTCGTCAACGACCCGGGTTTCCACGTCAACGACGAGAAGCTGTTCGACGGCAAGCGCATGACCTATTACGGCCGCTGGACCTACAAGTTCGAAGAGGCCGCCCGCAAGGGCGCTGCCGCGGCGCTGATCGTGCATGACACCGCCGGTGCTTCGTACGGTTGGGACGTGGTCAAGAACTCGTGGGCCGGCCCGCAGTACGACCTGCCGGCCAAGGACGATCCCGAACCCCGCCTGCCGGCGCAGGGCTGGCTGAGTGCCGATGCGGCGCGCCAGCTGTTCGCCGATGCCGGGCTGGACCTGGACCAGGCCTACAAGGATGCCAACAAGCGCGGCTTCAAGCCGGTGCCGCTGAAGGCGAAGATCTCGCTGGACCTGAAGAGCACCATCGCTGAAAAGAAGTCGCGCAACGTGGTCGGCGTGCTGCCGGGCACCAAGCATGCCGACGAGGCCGTGCTGTACATGGCGCACTGGGACCACCTGGGCAAGCATGAAGGCGAGCAGGGCGACAACATCTACAACGGTGCCATCGACAACGCCACCGGCGTGGCCGGCATCCTGGAGATCGCGGACGCGATGGCGCATGAGCAGCCCGCGCCGGAGCGCTCGGTGGTATTCCTGGCAGTGACGCTGGAAGAATCGGGTCTATTGGGGTCGAAGTATTACGTGAACCACCCGACCTTCCCGCTGGACAAGATTGCCGGCGTGATCAACATCGACGCAATGTCGGTGGCCGGCAAGGCCAAGGACCTGACCGTGACCGGCTTCGGCAGCTCGCAGCTGGAGGACATCCTCAAGCCGCTCGCGGCGGAGAAGGGTCGCACGCTGCACGGCGAAACCTCGGTGCAGAGCGGCTTCTACTTCCGTTCGGACCACTTCAACTTCGCCAAGGCCGGCGTGCCGGCGCTGTATGCCGACGGCGGCGAAGACCTGCTCGACGGCGGCGTGGACGCAGGCCGCAAGGCGGCTGAGGCGTATGGCCGCGATCGGTACCACGGCCCCAAGGACGAGTACGACGCCAGTACCTGGAAGCTGGACGGCACCGTGGAAGACCTGGAGCTGCTGCACGGCGTGGGCAAGGCCATCGCCGTGGGCGGCCAGTGGCCGAACTGGTACGAGGGCAACCCGTTCAAGGCAGCCCGCGACGAGATGATGAAGGGCAAGACCGAGGCGGCTGCGGCGGCTCCGGCTGCGAAGTAA
- a CDS encoding murein hydrolase activator EnvC family protein, translating to MIGAAPLAAQNPKDAERKLQKLRTELKGVAQERRTLEGQRGQASRQLREADEKVARTGRVLAETETALQRETRALQEAQQRRSELQAGLQQQRQELASLLRAAYRIGNNAPLKLLLSQDRVADANRTLAYHRYLQRERARRIGALTADLTELESLEAQIAERRQALEGTRQQQKQQAASLAADRRTRAETVASLDERYKDRSEREKALGQDAKALETLLANLRAAAARAEAERRAAARRAAAEKAAAEKAERAAAASGTKPPPRPGKTPPAVASAPAPKVGGLGWPLSGNLLARYGGKLPDGRTSSGVLISAPAGSTVTAVADGTVVFSDWMTGYGMILIVDHGNGYMSLYAHNDTLLRDAGGTVKKGDAVAKVGNSGGQGVTALYFELRRNGQPVDPSSWLQRR from the coding sequence ATGATCGGCGCTGCGCCGCTGGCCGCGCAGAACCCGAAGGACGCCGAGCGCAAGCTGCAGAAGCTGCGCACCGAGCTGAAGGGTGTCGCCCAGGAACGACGCACGCTGGAAGGCCAGCGCGGCCAAGCCTCGCGCCAGCTGCGCGAGGCCGACGAGAAGGTCGCCCGCACCGGCCGCGTGCTGGCCGAGACCGAAACCGCGCTGCAGCGCGAAACCCGCGCCCTGCAGGAGGCGCAGCAGCGCCGCAGCGAACTGCAGGCGGGCCTGCAGCAGCAGCGCCAGGAGCTGGCCTCGCTGCTGCGCGCCGCCTACCGCATCGGCAACAACGCGCCGTTGAAGCTGCTGTTGTCGCAGGACCGGGTGGCCGATGCCAACCGCACGCTGGCCTACCACCGTTACCTGCAGCGCGAACGCGCGCGGCGCATCGGCGCGCTGACCGCCGACCTGACCGAACTGGAATCGCTGGAGGCGCAGATCGCCGAACGCCGCCAGGCGCTGGAAGGCACCCGCCAGCAGCAGAAACAACAGGCCGCCAGCCTGGCTGCGGACCGCCGCACGCGCGCCGAGACGGTGGCCAGTCTGGACGAACGCTACAAAGACCGCAGCGAACGCGAAAAAGCGCTGGGCCAGGATGCCAAGGCGCTGGAAACCCTGTTGGCCAACCTGCGCGCTGCTGCCGCCCGTGCCGAAGCCGAACGCCGTGCCGCCGCGCGCCGCGCCGCCGCGGAAAAAGCCGCCGCCGAGAAGGCCGAACGCGCTGCCGCCGCCAGTGGCACCAAGCCGCCGCCGCGCCCGGGCAAGACCCCGCCGGCCGTCGCCTCGGCGCCGGCGCCCAAGGTGGGCGGGCTGGGCTGGCCGCTGTCGGGCAACCTGCTGGCACGCTATGGCGGCAAGCTGCCGGACGGGCGTACCAGCAGTGGTGTGCTGATCAGCGCGCCTGCGGGCAGCACCGTCACCGCCGTCGCCGATGGCACCGTGGTGTTCTCCGACTGGATGACCGGCTACGGCATGATCCTGATCGTGGATCACGGCAATGGCTACATGAGCCTCTACGCGCACAACGACACGCTGCTGCGCGATGCCGGCGGCACGGTGAAGAAGGGCGATGCCGTGGCCAAGGTCGGCAACTCGGGCGGGCAGGGCGTTACCGCGCTGTATTTTGAATTGCGGCGTAACGGGCAGCCGGTGGATCCATCGTCGTGGCTGCAGCGCCGGTAG
- a CDS encoding S41 family peptidase, with product MRVARSATLLLALVPALSWAQQTAQVPERGGDAASTEEAVTSRVPLDEIRRYVAVYNAVRAAYVEPVDDKKLMQSAIRGLLLDLDPHSTYFDKEDAEAFDEQAEGAYEGIGVELQQQPDNSSLKVISPIDDTPAAKAGILAGDLIIAIDGKPISAIEATEPLRGKAGSKVILTILREGKAKPFDVPITRETIRVTSVRSRMLEPGYGYVRLSTFQADTGADFQKHVGQLQQQAGGKLKGLVLDLRSNPGGLLTAAVQVADDLLDKGNIVSTRGRIAISDARFDATPGDLLKGAPVVVLADAGSASASEVLAGALRDNGRARVIGSRTFGKGSVQTVLPLDNGDSVKLTTARYYTPSGKSIQATGIVPDVVLVPEKKPGEDDDLPASLSDYSEATLPGHLRGDEEGGEGYQAGDVLPGDGPINDALAELKQPGSVAAKQKADAAKKPAPKVEAKPKPETKPEAKPEAKPKTEPAPTP from the coding sequence ATGCGCGTAGCCCGTTCCGCCACCCTGCTGCTGGCCCTGGTGCCGGCGCTGTCTTGGGCGCAGCAGACCGCCCAGGTTCCGGAACGCGGCGGCGATGCAGCCTCCACCGAAGAGGCGGTGACCTCGCGCGTGCCGCTGGATGAAATCCGCCGTTACGTCGCCGTCTACAACGCGGTACGTGCCGCGTATGTCGAGCCGGTGGACGACAAGAAGCTGATGCAGTCGGCCATCCGTGGCCTGCTGCTGGACCTGGACCCGCACAGCACCTACTTCGACAAGGAAGATGCCGAAGCCTTCGACGAACAGGCCGAAGGTGCCTATGAAGGCATCGGCGTGGAGCTGCAGCAGCAGCCCGACAACAGCAGCCTCAAGGTCATCTCGCCGATCGACGACACCCCGGCGGCCAAGGCCGGCATCCTGGCCGGCGACCTGATCATCGCCATCGACGGCAAGCCGATCAGCGCGATCGAAGCCACCGAGCCGCTGCGTGGCAAGGCCGGCAGCAAGGTGATCCTCACCATCCTGCGCGAGGGCAAAGCCAAGCCGTTCGATGTGCCGATCACCCGCGAAACCATCCGCGTCACCAGCGTGCGCAGCCGCATGCTGGAACCCGGCTATGGCTACGTGCGCCTGAGCACCTTCCAGGCCGATACCGGTGCCGATTTCCAGAAGCACGTGGGCCAGCTGCAGCAGCAGGCCGGCGGCAAGCTCAAGGGCCTGGTGCTGGACCTGCGCAGCAACCCCGGTGGCCTGCTCACCGCAGCCGTGCAGGTCGCCGACGACCTGCTGGACAAGGGCAACATCGTCAGCACCCGGGGCCGCATCGCGATCAGCGACGCGCGCTTCGATGCCACGCCTGGCGACCTGCTCAAGGGGGCGCCGGTGGTGGTGTTGGCCGATGCCGGTTCGGCCAGCGCCTCGGAAGTGCTGGCTGGCGCACTGCGCGACAACGGCCGTGCCCGCGTGATCGGCAGCCGCACCTTCGGCAAGGGCTCGGTGCAGACCGTGCTGCCGCTGGACAACGGCGATTCGGTCAAGCTGACCACCGCGCGCTATTACACCCCCAGCGGCAAATCGATCCAGGCCACCGGCATCGTGCCCGACGTGGTGCTGGTGCCGGAGAAGAAGCCAGGCGAAGACGACGACCTGCCGGCCAGCCTGTCCGATTACAGCGAAGCGACGTTGCCGGGCCACCTGCGCGGTGACGAAGAAGGCGGCGAAGGCTACCAGGCCGGCGATGTACTGCCCGGCGACGGCCCGATCAACGACGCGCTGGCCGAGCTGAAACAGCCCGGTTCGGTGGCCGCAAAGCAGAAGGCCGACGCGGCGAAGAAGCCGGCGCCCAAGGTGGAAGCCAAGCCGAAGCCGGAAACAAAGCCGGAAGCAAAGCCGGAAGCAAAGCCGAAGACGGAACCTGCACCCACGCCGTGA
- a CDS encoding rhomboid family intramembrane serine protease gives MFVSLPSRKKSAVRWATPLLFATLWAAFLWSISRPGDARRSLWMDWGALSTGLTRPLDWWATFEDGSVLRLFTALFLHADWSHLLGNLVFLLIFGLPAERVLGPWRLILLFLVGGAISNLTAIYTMGSPDQIIIGASGAVSALIGAYLALFPGARLGVVIPLGLFLEFVRAPAYLLIGVWAGLQVVFAYIGPTFGMVAWWAHIAGFVFGLVYGVYVRAAIARRLRKRHGF, from the coding sequence ATGTTCGTCTCGCTTCCCTCCCGCAAGAAGTCCGCCGTCCGCTGGGCGACGCCCCTGCTGTTCGCGACGCTGTGGGCCGCATTCCTGTGGTCGATCTCGCGCCCGGGCGATGCCCGGCGCAGCCTGTGGATGGACTGGGGCGCGCTGTCCACCGGGCTGACCCGGCCGTTGGACTGGTGGGCGACCTTCGAGGACGGCAGCGTGCTGCGGCTGTTCACCGCGCTGTTCCTGCACGCGGACTGGTCGCACCTGCTGGGCAACCTGGTGTTCCTGCTGATCTTCGGGCTGCCCGCCGAGCGGGTGCTGGGGCCGTGGCGGCTGATCCTGCTGTTCCTGGTGGGCGGGGCGATCTCCAACCTCACCGCGATCTACACGATGGGCAGCCCGGACCAGATCATCATCGGCGCCAGTGGCGCGGTGTCGGCGCTGATCGGGGCGTACCTGGCCCTGTTCCCGGGCGCGCGGCTGGGGGTGGTGATCCCGCTGGGGCTGTTCCTGGAATTCGTGCGGGCGCCGGCCTACCTGCTGATCGGGGTGTGGGCGGGGCTGCAGGTGGTGTTCGCGTACATCGGCCCGACCTTCGGCATGGTGGCCTGGTGGGCACACATTGCCGGGTTCGTGTTCGGGCTGGTGTATGGGGTGTACGTGCGCGCGGCGATCGCGCGGCGGTTGCGGAAGCGGCACGGGTTTTAA
- a CDS encoding outer membrane protein transport protein produces the protein MHTASTLARVTALAVGIAGVLAVGHVNAAAFQLKENSAKGLGRAFAGSGSAQGDASIIAVNPAGMRQLEGMQIQGDLSAISFKAEYEGTGRKPTGQPQTGGDGGDAGMIAPVPAAYFHMPIGEQAHFGVSLTAPFGFKTDYDNGWVGRYSGLKTDLKAIDLGFAASYDVNPYVSFGASVFVEHLTIELSNNIDFGTALAQSRVPGFAPGSADGKLTVEGDNNAVGWTIGGLFSPDENTHIGISYRSKVEHKITGGDATFDVPSNAAAVLAVAQPGRFVTTSGKATVTLPASATLSVTHNVNDRWTVMGDVTRTAWSTAFDQVTIDYASAQPDSVLEFGYRDTTFVSLGTDFKLSDTVTLRGGVAYDQTPTTDAHRDVRVPDTSRKWLSLGVGWTPSANTEYNFGYTHLFTSDPNVIVPATTNNQGNSLNGKYKVRGDVLAASFNYKF, from the coding sequence ATGCATACCGCTTCCACCCTCGCTCGCGTCACCGCCCTCGCTGTCGGCATCGCCGGTGTCCTGGCCGTTGGCCACGTCAACGCCGCCGCCTTCCAGCTGAAGGAAAACAGCGCCAAGGGCCTCGGCCGCGCCTTCGCTGGTTCGGGCAGCGCCCAGGGCGACGCCTCGATCATCGCCGTCAACCCGGCCGGCATGCGCCAGCTGGAAGGCATGCAGATCCAGGGCGATCTGAGCGCCATCAGCTTCAAGGCCGAATACGAAGGCACCGGCCGCAAGCCGACCGGCCAGCCGCAGACCGGCGGTGACGGCGGCGACGCCGGCATGATCGCGCCGGTTCCGGCCGCGTACTTCCACATGCCGATCGGCGAACAGGCCCACTTCGGCGTGTCGCTGACCGCTCCGTTCGGCTTCAAGACCGACTACGACAACGGCTGGGTGGGTCGCTACAGCGGCCTGAAGACCGACCTGAAGGCGATCGACCTCGGCTTTGCCGCCTCGTACGACGTCAACCCGTACGTGTCCTTCGGCGCGTCGGTGTTCGTTGAGCACCTGACCATCGAACTGAGCAACAACATCGACTTCGGCACCGCGCTGGCCCAGTCCCGCGTGCCGGGCTTCGCCCCGGGCAGCGCCGATGGCAAGCTGACCGTCGAAGGCGACAACAACGCCGTGGGTTGGACCATCGGCGGTCTGTTCAGCCCGGACGAGAACACCCACATCGGCATCAGCTACCGTTCCAAGGTCGAGCACAAGATCACCGGCGGTGACGCCACCTTCGACGTGCCGTCCAACGCCGCTGCCGTGCTGGCCGTCGCCCAGCCGGGCCGCTTCGTGACCACCTCGGGCAAGGCCACCGTGACCCTGCCGGCGTCGGCCACCCTGAGCGTGACCCACAACGTCAACGACCGCTGGACCGTGATGGGTGACGTCACCCGCACTGCCTGGTCGACCGCGTTCGACCAGGTCACCATCGACTACGCCTCGGCGCAGCCGGACTCGGTGCTGGAATTCGGCTACCGCGACACGACCTTCGTCTCGCTGGGTACCGACTTCAAGCTGAGCGACACCGTCACCCTGCGTGGCGGCGTGGCGTACGACCAGACCCCGACCACCGACGCGCACCGCGACGTCCGCGTGCCGGACACCAGCCGCAAGTGGCTGTCGCTGGGCGTGGGCTGGACCCCGTCGGCGAACACCGAGTACAACTTCGGCTACACCCACCTGTTCACCAGCGACCCGAACGTCATCGTTCCGGCCACCACGAACAACCAGGGCAATTCGCTGAACGGCAAGTACAAGGTCCGCGGCGACGTGCTGGCTGCATCGTTCAACTACAAGTTCTGA
- a CDS encoding ThuA domain-containing protein: MRPNVLPLLLAMFLSTVPAAMAAANERVLVFTSTAKFRHDSIPTAVSTLRLLAERERMAVDQSENAADFNDANLARYRVVVFANTTGDVLDATQQQAMETFIRAGGGFMGVHSAADTEYDWPWYGQLVGAYFKNHPEGLQFSRVQPEREGKPQGTSWPVRDELYNYRSNPRGAVQVTATVDERMYQGGTMGADHPIAWCHRFDGGRSWYTGLGHDTGLYRNRDFLAHLRQGLLYAAGRSPACG; encoded by the coding sequence ATGCGCCCAAATGTCCTGCCGTTGCTGTTGGCGATGTTCCTGTCCACCGTTCCGGCGGCCATGGCGGCGGCCAACGAGCGCGTGCTGGTGTTCACCAGTACCGCCAAGTTCCGCCACGATTCCATTCCCACTGCCGTGAGCACGCTGCGCCTGCTGGCCGAGCGCGAGCGGATGGCAGTGGACCAGAGCGAGAACGCGGCCGATTTCAACGACGCCAACCTGGCCCGCTACCGGGTGGTGGTATTCGCCAACACCACCGGCGATGTGCTCGATGCCACCCAGCAGCAGGCGATGGAGACCTTCATCCGCGCGGGTGGCGGGTTCATGGGCGTGCATTCGGCCGCCGACACCGAGTACGACTGGCCCTGGTATGGGCAGCTGGTGGGCGCGTATTTCAAGAACCACCCCGAAGGCCTGCAGTTCAGCCGCGTGCAGCCTGAGCGCGAGGGCAAGCCGCAAGGCACCTCGTGGCCGGTACGCGACGAGCTGTACAACTACCGCAGCAACCCGCGTGGGGCCGTGCAGGTGACCGCCACGGTGGACGAGCGCATGTACCAGGGCGGCACGATGGGTGCCGACCACCCCATTGCGTGGTGCCACCGGTTCGATGGCGGGCGCAGCTGGTACACCGGCCTGGGCCATGACACGGGCCTGTACCGCAACCGCGATTTCCTGGCGCACCTGCGGCAGGGCCTGTTGTACGCCGCAGGACGTTCGCCCGCGTGCGGGTAG
- the putA gene encoding bifunctional proline dehydrogenase/L-glutamate gamma-semialdehyde dehydrogenase PutA, giving the protein MTAPSALPPAPAPSGASRPPLLSPELPAVPNAFRQAITDAWMKDEASHVRELLAQARLPADEQAKVQATAADLVKRVRVRAKDQGAIEAFMRQYDLGSEEGVLLMCVAEALLRIPDQDTADKLIRDKLGEADWKKHLGGSDSVLVNASTWGLMLTGHIVQINDSTRADVPGAFARLMGRVGEPVIRLAVRQAMKIMGHQFVMGRTIDEALSRSHKGDNASYRYSFDMLGEGALTMKDAKRYLEDYRRAIHSIGGDHKARGGRPDGDVNSAPGISIKLSALYPRYEHAKRARVMADLVPGVLELARLAKSYGIGCTVDAEETDRLELSLDIIEAVVSDASLAGWEGFGVVVQAYQKRTPYTIDYLADLARRIGRRLQVRLVKGAYWDAEIKRAQIDGLPAYPVFTRKQNTDVSYLACAKRLFTHADAIYPMFATHNAHTIAAVQAIAQGGQYEHQKLHGMGDDLYAEVVPANRLNVPCRVYAPVGSHEDLLPYLVRRLLENGANSSFVNRITDDAVAIDDLIRDPVDAVASFDSIPHPKIPLPVDLLRSQNHDRKNSMGVNLANDNDLRALAEQLNAAVKPWQAAPLVPGAQPTGALLNVVNPADTRQVVGQWQPADSATVEKALANAVAAQPQWNRTPAASRAAILEHAADQLEARLPEFMALCVKEAGKSLPDGIAEVREAVDFLRYYAKQAREQFGHAEKLPSPTGESNELQLHGRGVFVCISPWNFPLAIFLGQVAAALAAGNSVIAKPAEQTNLIGYYAVKLLLDAGVPEGVVQFLPGDGATVGAALTADPRVAGVAFTGSTDTARAINRAMAARDAAIGVLIAETGGQNAFIADSSALPEQLVKDAIGSAFTSAGQRCSAARVLFVQDDIADKVMTMLAGAMAELKIGDPGLLSTDVGPVIDADALQILQEHAVRMEKEARLIAAAELSEAAAHGTFFAPRAYELKNLDQLHKEIFGPVLHVIRWKGDQLDAVIDQINATGYGLTLGVHSRIDETVDRISSRVNVGNVYVNRNQIGAVVGVQPFGGQGLSGTGPKAGGPHYLLRFATEKTVTVNTTAAGGNASLLTLGD; this is encoded by the coding sequence ATGACCGCACCTTCCGCGCTTCCCCCTGCCCCGGCCCCGTCCGGCGCCTCCCGCCCGCCGCTGCTGTCCCCCGAGCTGCCGGCCGTTCCCAATGCGTTCCGCCAGGCGATCACCGATGCCTGGATGAAGGACGAGGCCAGCCACGTGCGCGAGCTGCTGGCGCAGGCGCGCCTGCCCGCCGACGAGCAAGCGAAGGTGCAGGCCACCGCCGCCGACCTGGTCAAGCGCGTACGCGTGCGTGCCAAGGACCAGGGCGCGATCGAAGCCTTCATGCGCCAGTACGACCTGGGCAGCGAGGAAGGCGTGCTGCTGATGTGCGTGGCCGAAGCGCTGCTGCGCATTCCGGACCAGGACACCGCCGACAAGCTGATCCGCGACAAGCTCGGCGAAGCGGACTGGAAGAAGCACCTGGGCGGCAGCGATTCGGTGCTGGTCAACGCCTCCACCTGGGGCCTGATGCTCACCGGCCACATCGTCCAGATCAACGACTCCACCCGCGCCGACGTGCCGGGCGCATTCGCGCGCCTGATGGGCCGCGTGGGTGAGCCGGTGATCCGCCTGGCCGTGCGCCAGGCGATGAAGATCATGGGCCACCAGTTCGTCATGGGCCGCACCATCGACGAAGCGCTGTCGCGCTCGCACAAGGGCGACAACGCCAGCTACCGCTATTCGTTCGACATGCTTGGCGAAGGCGCGCTGACCATGAAGGACGCCAAGCGTTACCTGGAAGACTACCGCCGCGCGATCCACTCCATCGGTGGCGACCACAAGGCCCGTGGCGGCCGCCCGGATGGCGACGTCAATTCGGCCCCGGGCATTTCCATCAAGCTGTCGGCGCTGTACCCGCGCTATGAGCACGCCAAGCGCGCGCGCGTGATGGCCGACCTGGTCCCGGGCGTGCTGGAACTGGCACGACTGGCCAAGTCGTACGGCATCGGCTGCACGGTGGATGCCGAGGAAACCGACCGCCTGGAACTGTCGCTGGACATCATTGAAGCGGTGGTGAGCGATGCCTCGCTGGCCGGGTGGGAAGGCTTCGGCGTGGTGGTGCAGGCGTACCAGAAGCGCACCCCGTACACGATCGACTACCTGGCCGACCTGGCCCGCCGCATCGGCCGTCGCCTGCAGGTGCGCCTGGTCAAGGGCGCGTACTGGGACGCGGAGATCAAGCGCGCCCAGATCGACGGCCTGCCGGCCTACCCGGTGTTCACCCGCAAGCAGAACACCGACGTGTCCTACCTGGCCTGTGCCAAGCGTCTGTTCACCCATGCCGATGCGATCTACCCGATGTTCGCCACGCACAACGCGCACACCATCGCGGCGGTGCAGGCGATCGCGCAGGGTGGCCAGTACGAACACCAGAAGCTGCACGGCATGGGCGATGACCTGTACGCCGAAGTGGTGCCGGCCAACCGCCTGAACGTGCCGTGCCGCGTGTACGCACCGGTGGGTTCGCACGAAGACCTGCTGCCGTACCTGGTGCGCCGCCTGCTCGAGAACGGCGCCAACTCCAGCTTCGTCAACCGCATCACCGACGACGCGGTGGCCATCGATGACCTGATCCGCGATCCGGTCGACGCCGTTGCCTCGTTCGATTCCATTCCGCACCCGAAAATCCCGCTGCCGGTTGACCTGCTGCGCAGCCAGAACCACGACAGGAAGAATTCCATGGGCGTCAATCTCGCCAACGACAACGATCTGCGCGCCCTGGCCGAGCAGCTCAACGCCGCCGTCAAGCCGTGGCAGGCCGCTCCGCTGGTGCCGGGTGCACAGCCCACCGGCGCGCTGTTGAACGTGGTCAACCCGGCCGACACGCGCCAGGTAGTGGGCCAGTGGCAGCCGGCCGACAGCGCCACCGTGGAAAAGGCCCTGGCCAACGCCGTGGCCGCCCAGCCGCAGTGGAACCGCACTCCGGCCGCCAGCCGCGCGGCGATCCTGGAACATGCTGCCGACCAGCTGGAAGCCCGCCTGCCCGAGTTCATGGCGCTGTGCGTCAAGGAAGCCGGCAAGAGCCTGCCCGACGGCATCGCCGAAGTGCGCGAAGCGGTGGACTTCCTGCGCTACTACGCCAAGCAGGCGCGCGAGCAGTTCGGCCATGCCGAGAAGCTGCCCAGCCCGACCGGTGAATCCAACGAGCTGCAGCTGCATGGCCGCGGCGTGTTCGTGTGCATCAGCCCGTGGAACTTCCCGCTGGCGATCTTCCTGGGCCAGGTCGCCGCCGCGCTGGCCGCCGGCAACAGCGTGATCGCCAAGCCGGCCGAACAGACCAACCTGATCGGCTACTACGCGGTGAAGCTGCTGCTGGACGCCGGCGTGCCCGAAGGCGTGGTGCAGTTCCTGCCGGGCGACGGCGCCACCGTGGGTGCCGCGCTCACCGCCGACCCGCGCGTGGCCGGCGTGGCCTTCACCGGTTCGACCGATACCGCGCGCGCGATCAACCGTGCGATGGCGGCCCGTGATGCTGCAATCGGTGTGCTGATCGCCGAAACCGGCGGCCAGAACGCCTTCATCGCCGATTCCTCGGCGCTGCCGGAACAGCTGGTCAAGGATGCGATCGGTTCGGCGTTCACCTCGGCCGGCCAGCGCTGCTCGGCCGCGCGCGTGCTGTTCGTGCAGGACGACATCGCCGACAAGGTGATGACCATGCTGGCCGGTGCGATGGCCGAGCTGAAGATCGGCGATCCGGGCCTGCTGTCGACCGACGTCGGCCCGGTGATCGATGCCGATGCGCTGCAGATCCTGCAGGAACATGCGGTGCGCATGGAGAAGGAAGCGCGCCTGATCGCCGCTGCCGAGCTCAGCGAAGCGGCCGCGCACGGCACCTTCTTCGCGCCGCGTGCGTATGAGCTGAAGAACCTGGACCAGCTGCACAAGGAAATCTTCGGGCCGGTGCTGCACGTGATCCGCTGGAAGGGCGACCAGCTCGATGCGGTGATCGACCAGATCAACGCCACCGGCTACGGCCTAACCCTGGGCGTGCATTCGCGCATCGACGAAACCGTGGACCGCATTTCCTCGCGGGTGAACGTGGGCAACGTGTACGTCAACCGCAACCAGATCGGTGCGGTGGTGGGCGTGCAGCCGTTCGGCGGCCAGGGCCTGTCGGGCACCGGTCCGAAGGCCGGCGGCCCACACTACCTACTGCGTTTTGCCACCGAGAAGACCGTCACCGTGAACACCACCGCGGCCGGTGGCAATGCGTCGCTGCTGACGTTGGGCGATTGA